The genome window TGCGCCAGAGTAACGGACTTTTTGGCGTCCTTGACGGGGGTCTTGTGCACCGCGCACATGACGGCGGCCGGCTTGGCAGGCGCCTTGGCTTCCATGGTCTTGGGCTCGGCGCAACACGCGTCCTTGGCCTGGCCGCCCTCGGCGCAACACTCGGCCTTCATGGCTTCGGTCTTGCCCTCGGCGCAGCAATCGTCGGTCTTTGCGGCGGTTTTCGCCTCGGTCTTGACGCTGGCTGTCTGGACTTTAAGGTATTTGGCAGGGTCGGCTTTGAATTTGGTAACGCAACCGCTGCAACAAAAGGCCAGTTCCTTGCCGTTGTGCGTATACTTGACCGCCTTCGCCGCATCCACCGCTCCGCCGCTGACAGGGCAAGTCGCGTTCTTCTGGGCCTGAAAGCCTGCAAACACCATCGTAAGCGCGGCTGCTGCCGCGATAAGGCTGATTAATCGCATCGAGTGGATCCTCCTGAGTGATCTATGGATATTGTACCCTCATTCTCGATTATCGGCCAATAGTTTCCTCAGGTAAGCGCCCGATCCGCGAATCATGCTCTCTGGGTCGGGAAAGTCGTCGAACGGCTCGATCGACAGCCACCCGGTATAGCCGATGCGCTTTAAGGTGCTCAAGATCGGCCCAAAGTCGGTCGGCCCAAAGCCGGGCGCCCGTCGGTTAGAATCGTTGAGATGGACGTGCCTAATGATGCTCTGCCGCTTGATGATCAAGTTCGGAAGGTCGTGCGTTTCCGAAAGCGCGCTCTTGACATCAAAAATAGAGCTGACGGAGTCGGAATTGAACGCCCGAACAACCTCCGCCGCTTCATCCATCGTGTTGATAAAATGGGTCTCGTCGCGCGGCAAAGGCTCGATACAAATGATAATCCGATGTTCTTCGGCCTCGCGCACGGCCGACGTCAGAGTATCGATCATCAACTCGAGCCGATCATTCCGGTCGGACGATCGCTGCTTTGGCGAGCCGAACACCATCCGATCTGCTCCCAAGTCGGCTGCGAAAAGCACCAACTCTCGCAAGTAATCCGCGGTTCGGGATCGAATCTCGGCATCCGCATGGGCAACGTGCAGCCCGGCAGGCGACACTAACAGCCAATGCAGCCCGACTATCTGAAGTCCCGCGCTCTCGGCAGCGCTCTTGATTTCAACTCGATCCGACATCCCTAAATCGCAGACCGAGTCGGCAAACACAAAAGGCGCGATCTCTACGCCTTCAAAACCGGCATCTGCGATCAAACGACAGGCGTCTGGCCAGGGCAAGCGGCGCAAAAGTTCGTTGCAAGCGGCGAGTCTCATTGGAATAATGCTACCCGCTGGTAAAATAACCGGCAATGCGACGACAGCGAACGCTCATCGGCCTTCTCCTTGTCATCATCCTGGTTTCGGTACTGGCTTATGTGCGCAGCCAGCCTTGGGGACAGTTTCTGCTGTTTCTACCACCTGACAGCCAAGGCTGGATCGTGTGCGAGAGAGCCGGAGAGAACGATTCGGACATCGTGATCGTTAAGCCGGACGGCGCGATCGTCGAATTAGCGACTGGCCCGAGCGACGACATCCAGCCCGATTGGTCGCCCGACGGAAACATGATCGCATTTTCCAGCAACAAACGCGACGAAGTCTATCAGCTCTTTCGCATCCCGGCTTCGGGCGGTCAGGCGCTGCAGCTCACAGTGGGCGGCGGTGCAAAGTTCGAGCCCGTCTATTCTGCAAACGGCGACCACATTCTTCACATAGCCCAAGGTCTGGTAACCGAAGTCGAGCCAAAAACCCTCCACGCAGAACAAATCATCCCGCCGAGCGAGATGATGCACCAATGGAGACAGGACGGCGAAGCGGCGCTGAGCTTTCGAATGCCGCGCCCGAGCAAGACCGACGATCGCCTATTCGCCGCAGTGCAGCGTGCGGATGGCGAGGAAGTCGCCATAGCCCACTTTATCCCTCCCGACCGATCTCGGATGCGGTCGCCCATGCTGGTAACTTCGGCCAAGAGGATTGACGTTGACTGGTCGCCCAAAGAGGCCAAGTTGGCGATGGCCGTTTGGGAAGGCGAGGTACAAGTATCCGAGGAGAGGAAGGACAAGGCCAGCTTCATCGGCATGGCCGACTTCACCCAAGACCCGCAACAGCCGAGCTTTCGCATCGTCATGGCATTGCCGCCCGAACACTTCGCGAGCGAAGTCGCCTTCTCGCCAAACGGCGAGGTGTTAGCGTTTGTGCTGAACAAGACGCACGAAGAGGGCTATGAACGACTTGGATTGGTCGTAGTCGCTGCTACAGGCGGCGCGCCAACGCCTCTAACGCAAGGCGAAGCATGGCAGCCAAGCTGGACGCCAGACGGGCAAAAAATCGCCATCGCCTTCGGTCCAAGGGGAAAAAGGCAGATCCATCTCGTGCACCGCGAATCGGGACAATCGGAGCCGATCACCAAGGATGAGCGAGACTACTCGTCGCCCCGCGTCTCGCCCAAGAAATAGCCTATTTCGAGACGATCTCTAACACTTTCAGCCAAGTTCTCGACTGACGATGGCCAAATCGCTTCCGTTGGTTCTTCTTGGCCTTATACTTAAAGCCAACGATCTTCTTCGCACGGTCCTGCTTGACGACCTCGGCGATCACTTTGGCTCCAGAAACGAACGGAGCGCCCACCTTGACCTCGTTCTCGCCGCGCACCAGCACGACCTCCTCTAACTCTACCTTGGCGCTCGGTTCGGCATCGATCTTCTCAACGACCAGCGATCCGCCCACCTCAGCCTTGTATTGCTTTCCGCCCGTTTTCACTATCGCGTACATGTGTTTGCTCCGTTCCAAAGATTATCGCGAACTCAAATTATACCCGCTCGAAGGAGGTCTTTCAGCATCAGCATCCCGATGGGCCGGCGATCTTCGTCCAATACCGGCGCCTCGCCAATCTTGACCGGCAGTTCCTGAAACATCCTCAGAGAATCGAGAGCCAGCGGATTGCCCTCTATAACGGTTGCCGTTGGATTCATGATCGCAGAGGCGGGCAGTTCTAGCGCTTTCTCGTCGGTTAACAATCGGCGCCGTATGTCGCCGTCCGTAATCAAACCGACAAATCGCCCCTTGCCGTCCGCAACGCACGCAGCGCCCGCGCCCGCCTTTGTGATCGCAAAGAGCACGTCCCTCACGCTCGAATCTTGATTCACGACAGCCAGCCCGTCCTCCTTGCGCATCACCTCGTGCGTGGTCAGGAGCAACTGCCGACCCAATTTGCCCGCC of Armatimonadota bacterium contains these proteins:
- the rplU gene encoding 50S ribosomal protein L21, with protein sequence MYAIVKTGGKQYKAEVGGSLVVEKIDAEPSAKVELEEVVLVRGENEVKVGAPFVSGAKVIAEVVKQDRAKKIVGFKYKAKKNQRKRFGHRQSRTWLKVLEIVSK
- a CDS encoding sugar phosphate isomerase/epimerase — protein: MRLAACNELLRRLPWPDACRLIADAGFEGVEIAPFVFADSVCDLGMSDRVEIKSAAESAGLQIVGLHWLLVSPAGLHVAHADAEIRSRTADYLRELVLFAADLGADRMVFGSPKQRSSDRNDRLELMIDTLTSAVREAEEHRIIICIEPLPRDETHFINTMDEAAEVVRAFNSDSVSSIFDVKSALSETHDLPNLIIKRQSIIRHVHLNDSNRRAPGFGPTDFGPILSTLKRIGYTGWLSIEPFDDFPDPESMIRGSGAYLRKLLADNRE
- a CDS encoding YHS domain-containing protein: MRLISLIAAAAALTMVFAGFQAQKNATCPVSGGAVDAAKAVKYTHNGKELAFCCSGCVTKFKADPAKYLKVQTASVKTEAKTAAKTDDCCAEGKTEAMKAECCAEGGQAKDACCAEPKTMEAKAPAKPAAVMCAVHKTPVKDAKKSVTLAHNKQTLHFCTAACRDTFKKNPAKFTTVAKAPAKAPVKK
- a CDS encoding PD40 domain-containing protein is translated as MRRQRTLIGLLLVIILVSVLAYVRSQPWGQFLLFLPPDSQGWIVCERAGENDSDIVIVKPDGAIVELATGPSDDIQPDWSPDGNMIAFSSNKRDEVYQLFRIPASGGQALQLTVGGGAKFEPVYSANGDHILHIAQGLVTEVEPKTLHAEQIIPPSEMMHQWRQDGEAALSFRMPRPSKTDDRLFAAVQRADGEEVAIAHFIPPDRSRMRSPMLVTSAKRIDVDWSPKEAKLAMAVWEGEVQVSEERKDKASFIGMADFTQDPQQPSFRIVMALPPEHFASEVAFSPNGEVLAFVLNKTHEEGYERLGLVVVAATGGAPTPLTQGEAWQPSWTPDGQKIAIAFGPRGKRQIHLVHRESGQSEPITKDERDYSSPRVSPKK